The genomic window AATAGCCGCCCTTCTTCTCCTTTAATTCATTAAGGAAGCCCATATTGCAAAGCTCCTCCACTCTCAAAGTCAGCTCCTCTGAATAAGGTCCATAAAAATGAAATTGAAATCTTTCCTGGAAAGGGAATTCTAGTTTTTTTGCGATATAGACCATTTTCTGAAGCCTTTTCCGTCCAATAATTTCTTCAGAGGCAGCAATGGCATGAATGATTTTAGCATGATCTTTCAACAAGATACGTCAACTCCTACTCCACTTAATACCGTGACACGTCTATTTCAAGCAGCTTGCAAATGTCCTTTTTTAAGGCTGATTCCGTTGAAAAGTCTTTTAGAAAATCTGCTGGATAATATAATTTATGGTCGGTCCTTCTTTTTCCAGAGATCGCATCGACAATTTCAGACTCCCGGGAAAGCTCCCGAATCTCCCCATTTTTCATTAGCAAAGAAATCGGCAGCCGTTCTTCCTCTTCCCCCGGCCGGTAAAAATCATACGGGAGATCGGATGAGGAATCGACAACCAGATAATATTCAGGATCAATTCCTGCCTTCTGAAATAGATTGGACAGCTCCGCAAGCTTTTTATATTCCTTTGCTGGATCAAATTCAGCATATTTAAATAGATTTCGATTCATAAAGCGGCGGCAAAGGTCCCGTATAATAGGATCGTCTTCCTCCTGCCACATTTGAAAATAATAAAGAATGATTGCTTCATCAAGTTTAATATAATCTTCAAGTGTAATTTTCCCATCGAACATCGAAAAGAAATGATAAGGATGTGATTTAAAAGAATAGCCCTGCTTATGTAAGTCTTTGGCACGGTGCAAAATTTTCGTCAAAATCACTTCGGCACTTCTCGTCACAGGGTGGAAGTATACTTGCCAATACATTTGGTACCGGCTCATAATATAGTCCTCAACAGCGTGCATGCCGCTATGTTTAAAGACAACCTGGTCTTCCCCCGGCTGCATGACGCGCAAAATCCGCTCCATATCAAAATGGCCATAGCTGACCCCTGTATAGTAGGCATCTCTTTGCAAATAATCCATACGGTCGGCGTCAATCTGGCTGGAAATCAGGCTTACAACTAGTTTGTTTTTTGAGGTTTTCGCGATGACTTCTGCTACCTTCATAGGAAAATCAGCACTTATGGTAGATAGAACGTGGTTGACTTCCGTTTTTCCGAGAATGATAGCTCTTGTATAGTGCTCATGGTCGAGGTCAAAGACTTTTTCAAACGAATGGGAAAATGGGCCATGTCCTAAATCGTGGAGTAAGGCTGCGCATAGGGAGAGGAGGCGGTCATCTTCATTCCATTCCGGCCTGCCCTGAAAAAGATCATCTGCAATTCGACGAATAATTTCGTAAACCCCTAGGGAATGATTAAAACGGCTATGCTCGGCCCCATGAAATGTTAAATAAGTAGTCCCGAGCTGCTTAATTCGTCTAAGGCGCTGAAACTCCTTCGTCCCAATTAAATCCCAGATTACCCGATCCCTCACGTGAATATAGCGATGGACAGGGTCTTTAAATACCTTTTCTTCACGTAATTTCTCCACCGGATATGCCATCATTTACCTCCGATTTTCTAATGTGTCTCTATTATAGCCCGTTTCCTTCCGCAATTCACTACAGAAAATCTGCTAATTCTGCAGAATTCAACGAAAGCCTTGATGTGGACGGGTTTGAAAAGTTTTCGCTTGAAATGTCCGCTTCCACTCCTCTTTCGGACACTTCGCACCTTTCTTGTCAAATAACCGAAAAAAACAAAAATCACCTCAAGGCGATCTGTAAGGTGATTTTATTTCTTTAGCTTTTTATTAACTTTTTCCATTAATTCCTCTTCTGTTAA from Bacillus sp. DTU_2020_1000418_1_SI_GHA_SEK_038 includes these protein-coding regions:
- a CDS encoding HD domain-containing protein, with translation MAYPVEKLREEKVFKDPVHRYIHVRDRVIWDLIGTKEFQRLRRIKQLGTTYLTFHGAEHSRFNHSLGVYEIIRRIADDLFQGRPEWNEDDRLLSLCAALLHDLGHGPFSHSFEKVFDLDHEHYTRAIILGKTEVNHVLSTISADFPMKVAEVIAKTSKNKLVVSLISSQIDADRMDYLQRDAYYTGVSYGHFDMERILRVMQPGEDQVVFKHSGMHAVEDYIMSRYQMYWQVYFHPVTRSAEVILTKILHRAKDLHKQGYSFKSHPYHFFSMFDGKITLEDYIKLDEAIILYYFQMWQEEDDPIIRDLCRRFMNRNLFKYAEFDPAKEYKKLAELSNLFQKAGIDPEYYLVVDSSSDLPYDFYRPGEEEERLPISLLMKNGEIRELSRESEIVDAISGKRRTDHKLYYPADFLKDFSTESALKKDICKLLEIDVSRY